Proteins encoded within one genomic window of Bombus vancouverensis nearcticus chromosome 4, iyBomVanc1_principal, whole genome shotgun sequence:
- the LOC117161403 gene encoding RUN domain-containing protein 1, producing MSSSEYKGSENEDIENSDESDRPSGERWAPVGANDGDNDFADEYKYVDNMENLSYDMERLKVLEEEQEMLNSSLIALTTHFAQVQFRLRQIVDAPANEKETLLKELEEFAFRGIPDVPNNLSLDSRSITPTSPMSCKQSISGVINDVDVESKMALQRTKQKELICQLKSQLEDLEKYAYETGNADLPQSMILERQSIIINHLKEKLNFNVDDLCKLPVDDLRWQVDYAISQIVSPLKMKEQLVSQLKTQIADLERFINYLQGEVNTETLACTCACPVHTSGSAGSTSYAKKSFNRKTEEESRTKTLNTVKKVVALLHMFIVSQLGCGSERVRRNFKKSSVHNWRDLRTRLDFAVEHVIETIAETERHPEDDDIANENDYASDSDSMSHCNARVTSAVRKHLATSIRDLIQHGLMSDARSNSVVPFVGCFPQRNSSASNLMHAWELVLKYYEIKNGHRYNSSPAQKLSQSFNLDLAGGRVVSSKQSLLTTIGNIIASHNPYKRSYDSHFKAFICASLNANKLVVWLKLILQCQYLLENHYTSWSYVVKTGFQDAFHTLDRLTNYKFELPVDLAVRQFQNIKDAF from the exons atgagTTCTAGCGAATATAAGGGTAGCGAGAATGAAGATATCGAAAATTCAGATGAAAGTGATAGGCCATCAGGCGAGAGATGGGCGCCTGTTGGAGCAAATGATGGTGATAATGACTTTGCCGATGAATATAAATATGTTGATAACATGGAGAA CTTATCATACGACATGGAGAGGCTAAAAGTGCTTGAGGAAGAACAGGAGATGTTAAATTCATCTCTTATAGCATTGACTACACACTTTGCTCAG GTTCAATTTCGTTTAAGACAAATTGTGGATGCACCTgcaaatgaaaaagaaacgttGCTCAAAGAGTTAGAAGAGTTTGCTTTTAGAGGAATACCAGATGTTCCAAATAACTTATCACTTGATAGTAGATCAATCACACCAACTTCTCCAATGTCCTGCAAGCAAAGC aTATCTGGTGTAATAAATGATGTTGATGTTGAATCTAAAATGGCATTACAAAGAACAAAACAAAAAGAATTAATATGTCAACTAAAATCTCAGTTAGAAGACTTAGAAAAATATGCTTATGAAACTGGTAATGCAGATTTACCACAAAGTATGATATTAGAGAGGCAGAGTATTATAATCA ACCATCTAAAAGAAAAGTTAAATTTCAATGTTGATGATCTTTGTAAATTACCAGTTGATGACTTAAGATGGCAAGTAGATTATGCTATAAGTCAG atTGTCAGCCCTTTGAAAATGAAGGAGCAATTAGTATCTCAATTAAAAACACAAATTGCGGATTTAGAGCGTTTTATAAATTATCTTCAAGGAGAAGTCAATACAGAAACTTTAGCTTGCACCTGTGCATGTCCAGTACATACCAGTGGTTCTGCTGGTTCTACTTCATATGCTAAAAAATCGTTTAACAGAAAAACAGAGGAGGAAAGTAGAACAAAGACTCTGAATACTGTTAAGAAAGTTGTAGCCCTGTTGCATATGTTTATAGTGTCTCAATTAGGATGTGGTAGTGAAAGAGTTCGAAGAAATTTTAAGAAAAGTTCTGTACATAATTGGCGCGATTTAAGAACAAGATTAGATTTTGCAGTTGAACATGTTATAGAGACAATTGCCGAAACTGAACGTCACCCGGAAGATGACGATATCGCTAATGAAAACGATTACGCCTCGGATTCAGATTCTATGTCACATTGCAATGCCAGAGTAACATCCGCTGTAAGGAAGCATCTAGCAACTTCCATACGTGATTTAATACAACACGGTTTAATGTCTGATGCACGATCTAACAGTGTAGTACCATTTGTGGGATGTTTTCCCCAAAGAAACTCTTCTGCTTCTAATTTAATGCATGCATGGGAATTAGTATTGAAgtattatgaaattaaaaacgGCCATCGTTACAATTCCAGTCCGGCACAAAAATTATCCCAAAGTTTTAATCTTGATTTAGCAGGTGGAAGAGTTGTTTCTTCTAAACAG AGTTTATTAACAACAATTGGGAATATCATTGCATCACATAATCCATACAAAAGGAGTTACGATTCTCATTTTAAGGCATTTATATGTGCATCCCTTAA TGCTAACAAACTTGTCGTTTGGTTAAAACTTATTTTGCAATGTCAATATCTTCTTGAAAATCATTATACCTCGTGGAGTTATGTTGTAAAAACAg GTTTTCAAGATGCATTTCACACTCTTGATCGtcttacaaattataaatttgaaCTACCAGTTGATCTAGCGGTAAGACAATTTCAGAACATAAAAGATGCATTTTGA